The Novosphingobium terrae genome segment AGATCAGGCGCCTCTCTCAATGCAGCGATCGGAAGCCGTCTTATTCCCTCGACGGTATCGACAATGAAACCCGCCGTTAGAGCGCCGATGGTCAGCACGACAACTCTGGGCTTCTGGCTGGCAGCGCTACGCCCATGGAACCGTTGAGGCTGATCGATCACCGGCACGATGTCGCCATCGATCTGCATGAGGCCCTTCACGAATTCAGGCGCGCGAGGCATGGATGTCAGGTTTGGTGGAAGAAGGCTTACACGCAGCACAGCCTCAATCGGCACGGCATAGCGGGCGCCCTCGATGCCAAAGAACAGAAAGGTCTCGAAAAGTTCTTCCTCGGCAGATGCGGTCATCACGTCAGGTCCCCGGCTTCTGCTGTGCGGCATGGCCGCCTTCAGGTCGTCCTTGACCAACTGGTCTGGCGAAAGAATGGAGACAAGCCTCTCGCCGCCCTCAAGCCGACAAATCGCCTGGACGCGCGCTTCGCTGCCGCGATTGAGCAAGGGTGAGACAGGATCGATGGACTCTTCCGTCGCCCGCTCCACATTTCGCAAGGCATCGACGACAAGGCCGATCGTGTGTCCGGCGATCCTGGTGACCACGATCCGTGCCTGATGCGTTGCGACGCCTTTGGGAAGGCCCAGCAAAACGCCCAGCGAAAGGAGAGGCAGTGTTGACCCGCGCCAGGCGATATTTCCGATAATCGCGGCTTCGCCATTTGGAACTGGGGCGGCCCGGGTGGGGAGGCGCAGCACATCCTCGACAGCGGCGATCGGCAGGGCAAATTCCTGCCCGGCCACAAGAAAGGTGACCAGAGGCAGCGTTTCAGCCTGCCTTGTGCCAACCTCGATTGCCTCAGCGGAGGCTCGGTGGGTACGAGGATGCAGACCGCGAGGGGATCGGCGCTGAGGCATTGCGGCTGCGATAAGGCCAGCCATATCGAGCGTTGGGATCGTCGATGTTTCAGCTGTCTGGTTGATGCGCGTCACACCGGTCACGGCCAGGCCAACGGGACCGTCAACATCAATCAGGATGATTTTTCCGATCGGCCCTTCCGGTCGCCCAAGAAGGGACGCAAGGGAGAGTACGGGCACCGGTTCGCCGCGAAACGCTGCCAGGCCAAGGAGCGCCGGTGGCGCGTGAGGAACGCGGGCCAGCACAGGGACGGGCATAATTTCCCTGACAGTGGCCGCGGCGATGTTCATCTCTTCATCGTCGAGCCTGAAACCGAGAACCCGGCCAGTCGAGGCAGATGCGGCGGACAAGGCGTCAGGACTGCGCGGCGGCGAAAACGGTGGCGAGCGATGCAATATCCTCAATCGAGGCTGCGAGACCGTCAGCCGCTTCATTCTGTTGGCGAGCCGTTGCACTTGCCTCTCTTGCCGCTCCGGAAGCGAGATCGGCAGCCTGAGCGATTTGTTCGGTACCGCTGCGCACTTCGCGTACCGAACGCAAAATGTCCTGCGTCCCGGTGAGAATGACCTCGTTCTGGTCCCGCGCAACCCGCAATCCGTCCATCACTATGGAAAAACGCTCGACCATGGCGCGGTTGCGGGCAACCTCCGCCTCCGCAGCGCCCGCGATTTGTTCAAGATCACGGCTGATGGCAATGATCTGTTCCTGGATTGAACGGGCGCCGTCCTTCCCGTCTTCGCTGCTTTTCGCCGCTTCGCCCGAAAGCTTGCGAATGTCGGCTGAAACCAGGGCGAAACCGCGTCCTGCCTCGCCCGCCCGAGTGGATTCGACCGTACCACTCACGGCGAGCATGCTGGTCTGAACGGCCGCCAGTGCCAGACGATCGGATGTCTTCTCGATGTCGCGACTGGTGGCATAAAGGGCGTTGAGAAGGCCGAGAACGGCCCTGACTTCCGAAACAGCCGAGCCAACGCCTTCGGCGAGCCCATCAATCCGCCGGGCACTTTCCTCCGCTGCAAGCACGATTGCGCCTATGCGCTCGCTCGCAGACTCAGAGCGGGAGCGGGCGAATTCGGCAGATGCCTCGATCTGGCCCATGGCAACGTTGGCTTGTGCCGTGGCGGCAGCCTGAAGCTGTGTACCGCGTCCGATCTGCTCAAGCGCGATCAGGATCTGCCCGGCGGTCCCTGACAATTCCTGCACTGTCGCGGACAGTTCTTCGGCAGCGGCTGCCAGTTGTTCCGCGCCTGATGAGCGCCCTGCGGACTGATCGAGGTTTTCGCTCAGCGTCCTGAGTGCTTCTGCTGTCTTCTGGCTTTCGGACAGAGAATGCCCCTGCTCGTCGATCGCCTGCCTGGCTTCATTCGCCGCAGCGGCTTGCTGCTCGGCTGCTGCGGCGACTTGCTGCGCCCCCTTTTCGGCCTCCTGCGCCGCCCGGTCGGCCTCGGTCGCCGACTGAAGAACCTCCTGGGCACCGAGGCCAAGTTCGATCAGGTTTTCACGCGCTTCGGCTAGGCGTGTCACCACATCACGCCCAGCCTTGGCCTCGTCGGCCGCTTGTGTGGATGCTGCACGGACACGCTCTGCAATGCTGCCAACCTCCCGGGCAATACCAGCGGCCAGTCTGGTGATCGCCATGGCTCCGCTCTCCGAGGTTTCGGCGAGCAAGCGGACTTCGTCCGCAACAACCGAAAATCCGGCTCCTTCGTTGCCTGCGCGCGCTGCCTCGATCGCGGCATTGAGGGCCAGAAGACTTGTCTGGTCCGACACATCGACGATGGTGCTGCCAACATGCCCGATCTCTGCCGATGCCGCTTCGAGGCCGGTGATGAGGTCGACCGTAGCTAATTGGCGTTGCGCGCTTAACTCGATGGCTGCGACTGAAGCCTCGATAAGACGTGCGATCTCGTCAAAGGCGAGCGCCGCCTGGTCTGCCTGCTGGCTCGACGTTTGCGCTCGACTGCGGGCTTCAGCGAAATTGGTTCCGAGTGCGGCAATCAGCCCCAATGATTCCTGGGCGGCGCCGGCAGCCTCCTCCGCGCCGCTGGCGATATGATCCATCGTGCGGGCGAGTTCGCGGGAGGCTGCATTGGCTTGTCCCAACCCGCTTGCCAGATCCTGCGTTGCCTGCACGATACGATCCTGAGCCGTCAAAGACCCTGCCGCAGGAGATTTGCGAGGGCGCCGGGCCGGGCTTGGTTTTGCTGTAGGCCCGGCTTTTTCGGCACTCCCTTTGGCGCGCGTTCCCAAAGTCGATTTTTTGACGAGCGCCATTTTTATGTCCCGGTTTGTGTGTTGAAACTCGTGTACGTCAGGCCGAAGGGCGGCGCCAGAGCGTTTTCGCCAAGCGGGCTTTGGCTTTCCAGCCACCAAGGCCTGGCCGGAGTACGTTGAGGCAAAGGCGTACGAGGTTAAAATGCCGCTATCAGTGCGACGCCAACGATCATCAGAACCCCGCCGGCAATGCGGCCTAAACCCGCCGGGTGAACAGAAAAGCCCATCCAGCCGAAATTATCGAGGAGAAGCGAGGCTACTGTTGAAGCGGTGACAATGAGCCCGACAAAGAGCCCGGCTCCAAGCCTGGGCGTAGCATAGACTGTTGCCATAACGAAACCGAGTCCGAAGACCCCACCTGCCCAGGCCCACCAGGGTGCCTGGGCAATTGCTTGTCCCTGAGGCAACTTTTCACCCGCGACCAAAGGCAGAATGAGCGCGGCGATGAGCGTGACTGCCGAGATGATGGCAACCGTCCACAGCGGTGCGGTCAAGCTCCTTTGCAGCATCTGGTTGCTGCCCGACTGGAGCGCGCTGGTGACGCCACCAGCGATGGCGAGCAGAATGAAGAGCGCAATCATCGCTCAGCTATCCGCCTTGGGGGGAGGGCCGCGAAAGTGATCGAGCCCGGCAAGGGCGGGGAGGTGAACCGGTTTTCCGCTGCGCGCGCTTTCATAGATTGCTTCCATGAGGCGGTGGTCCTGCACGCCTTCTTCTCCCGGCGTGTAGGGATCCCGCCCGGTCAAGACACATTCCGCCATATGATCGATCTCGGTGGCAAACTGGTTCTTCGCCTCGATGACGATCTCGTCGTGGCTGGTGGCATCGCTCTCTCGCTTCGTCACAGTCATGCGCTGGCCGAGATACTGGTAGCAATTGGGCATGTCGACGGCAGCGGCGGCCAGGTTCAGGCGCGCATGCTTGTCGTCGCGACCACCATAGCTGGTGAAACAATTGGCGATGGTGCTGGAGGGAAAACGCAGCATGAAGGAGACGGTCTCTTCCACCTCGGAAAAACGCGGGTCGCCGGGCGGGGCATAGGTGGTGGCAAAGATCTCCACCGGCTCCTCACCGGTCATGAAACGTGCGGTGTTGAGGCAATAGAGGCCAATGTCGAACAGCGAGCCGCCGCCCGCCATTGCCTTCTTGTGACGCCATTGGAGATGGCCGTCGGCCGCAACGGTCTGGGTGTTGATGCCATGATAGGCGAGCAAACGGCCATGTGCACCCTCGCGCACAGCCTTCATCGCGCGCCGATTGAAGGGCTCATACTGGATGCGATAGGCGACCATCAGTTTGACAGCCTCGGCTTTGCAGGCATCCACCATCGCCTGGGCATCCTTCGCGGTGACTGACATCGGCTTTTCGGTCAGCACATGCTTGCCTGCCTTGGCTGCCCGCTCGGTATAGAGCCGGTGCATGGCATTGGGCAGCACAATGTAGACCACCTTGACTTCGGAATTGTCGCGGATGCGGTCGAAGTCCTCGTAGCTGTAGCAGGCTTCGGGCTTGATACCGTATTGTGCGGCCACGGCATGCAGCTTTTCGGGGGAGCCCGAGACCAGTGCCACCGGCTTGGCCATCAATGATTTTGCGAAAGCTGGAAGGATTTCGCCCAGTGCAAGCCTGCCCAGGCCGACGATAGCGAAACCGACACGTTGTTCGGGTGGCAACGGGGCAGGCGGGGGCGAGGAGGGGGTGTCAGCCGGATCACGCCAGTTCGGGAAGCTGACGCGGGGACGACCGTCCGGGCCAGGTTCGACGTGACCTCTATCGACGGAGCTGGGGGGTGTGAAGGTGGCGCCCATCGCGCTCGAACCGAGAAGCAGCCCGGTTCCACCCACCCCTGCGGCTTTGATCAGGCGGCGGCGGTCAATCATGTCCCGGTGATCTGACAAGGCTGAATCTCCACTTCGCCTGAAAAGGCCGTGCTGTCAGTCCAATGCCTCAGACGGCGGATGGGTCGGCTTGCCCTGGCTGCCAGAGGAATTTTTTGTGTCAGCTATACCGATTGCCATAACCCGGAGAGGTGCACGGGCGCTTCAGTCAGGCTCCTGAGGAGCCTGTTCAAATGTCGGGTGTTCCATATCCATGCTCGCAATCTCTTATCCCCTCACGCTTCTGGTTGTCGGCGCACTTTTGCTGTTCGGAAGCTGGCTGCCGATGCTGCTGAGCCGATTTCCCTTGTCGTTGCCCATGTTGTGTCTGGCCGGCGGGTTCGGCCTTTCCTTCACCCATCTGGTGCAATTGCCACCCATGCCGTGGGGGAACAGTGATCTTGGCGAGAAGATCAACGAGATCATCGTGGTACTCGCCCTGATGGAGGCCGGGCTGCGCATTGATCGCCGTTTCAGCATTCGGAGTTGGGCGTCGGTATGGCGGCTCCTTCTCGTTTCCATGCCGCTCACCATCCTCGCCCTGATGCTGCTGGGGCATTATTTTCTTGGCTTTGGATGGGCTGCGTCGCTTCTTCTGGCAACTGCTCTGGCGCCAACGGATCCGGTTCTGGCTGCCGACGTACAAACCGGGCCGCCCGGATCGGGAGACGATGGCGAGACACGCTTTGCGCTGACTGCCGAAGCGGGCCTCAACGACGGACTGGCGTTTCCGTTCATCCTGCTGGCGCTGATGATGCAAAGCGGAGCCAATGCATTCGGGCATTGGCTGGCCGTCGATACCGTGGGGGAACTTGCGATCGGTACAGTGGTCGGACTGGTCGTTGGCCGGTCGGTGGGTTTGCTTCTCTTCAGGCTGCCGTCGATCAAGCTGTCAAACACCGGCGAAGGTCTGGCCGCCGTGGGTGCGACCCTGCTTTGCTATGCTGCCACGACGATGTTGCACGGCAACGGGTTTGTCGCTGTTTTCATTGCGGCGATTATGATCAGGGTCGTATGCCCTCAGGACGCTTTCCATGTGACCATGGCCGAATTTGCCGCACAGGTCGAACGGGTGCTGGTGATGCTGATCCTTCTCATCCTCGGTTGGGGTCTCGGTTCCGGCTTGCTTGCTGCTCTCACTCCCGTTGGTGCAGCCGTTGCCTTGGGGCTGATCCTTATCATCCGGCCGGTCAGTGCCCTGATAGCATTCCGGGGATCAAGGGAGAGTGGACTGTCGCGCAGGCTGATCGGCTTTTTCGGGGTCAGGGGCATCGGAACGCTTTACTATCTGCAATATGCGTTCAACCGCTCGGTCTTCGCTGAGCGCGCTCAGATATGGGCCGTTTGCTCATTGGCCATTGCAGCATCGATCTTCCTGCATGGCTTGCTTACCAAGCCAGCGATGGCTCGCGCCGATGCGCGTCGCGCACGGCGTTCGAGCGGAACACGGGAAGACCTGTTGCTAACTGAGCCCCGATGAGCCTCTTCCACCTCCGGGATCCTGGCGAACCTTGCCCCGCAAAATTGCCTGTTTTGCTTGCCAATCGTGGGGTGTTTGGGCTGGAGAAGACCGTGATGTTTGATCTATTTGATACACAGCTTATCCCCGGACTTTCTGCACAGGATGGCTTTTGCACGCCTGACAATGAGGCGTTTCTCGTCGAGCAAATCGAAGCGCAGGCTCTCGCGCCCTTTCGGTTTCAGGGATGGTTCGGCAAGCGCCTCACAGCCTCATTCGGATTCAATTATGATTTCGAGACCGCTGCGTTTGCGCCTGCAGAACCCATTCCCGCCTGGCTTGAGCCGATCCGGGCGCAAGCTGCAGCCTTTGCCGGGTTGAAGGCTGGAGATTTGGTGCAAGCCCTGCTCCTTTGTTACGATCCTGGAGCCGGTATCGGCTGGCATCGCGATCGTCCGCTTTTCGAGCATGTCATCGGGATCTCACTCGGTGCAGATACGTCCATGCGCTTCCGGCGTCGAACAGAGAAGGGCTTTCAGCGTCTGTCCCTGCCGATCCT includes the following:
- a CDS encoding chemotaxis protein CheW; protein product: MKRLTVSQPRLRILHRSPPFSPPRSPDALSAASASTGRVLGFRLDDEEMNIAAATVREIMPVPVLARVPHAPPALLGLAAFRGEPVPVLSLASLLGRPEGPIGKIILIDVDGPVGLAVTGVTRINQTAETSTIPTLDMAGLIAAAMPQRRSPRGLHPRTHRASAEAIEVGTRQAETLPLVTFLVAGQEFALPIAAVEDVLRLPTRAAPVPNGEAAIIGNIAWRGSTLPLLSLGVLLGLPKGVATHQARIVVTRIAGHTIGLVVDALRNVERATEESIDPVSPLLNRGSEARVQAICRLEGGERLVSILSPDQLVKDDLKAAMPHSRSRGPDVMTASAEEELFETFLFFGIEGARYAVPIEAVLRVSLLPPNLTSMPRAPEFVKGLMQIDGDIVPVIDQPQRFHGRSAASQKPRVVVLTIGALTAGFIVDTVEGIRRLPIAALREAPDLGVEGLRVFERVAQADGDESLILIVSPQQLFEAAERDLLLELSREALKSAP
- a CDS encoding methyl-accepting chemotaxis protein, with amino-acid sequence MALVKKSTLGTRAKGSAEKAGPTAKPSPARRPRKSPAAGSLTAQDRIVQATQDLASGLGQANAASRELARTMDHIASGAEEAAGAAQESLGLIAALGTNFAEARSRAQTSSQQADQAALAFDEIARLIEASVAAIELSAQRQLATVDLITGLEAASAEIGHVGSTIVDVSDQTSLLALNAAIEAARAGNEGAGFSVVADEVRLLAETSESGAMAITRLAAGIAREVGSIAERVRAASTQAADEAKAGRDVVTRLAEARENLIELGLGAQEVLQSATEADRAAQEAEKGAQQVAAAAEQQAAAANEARQAIDEQGHSLSESQKTAEALRTLSENLDQSAGRSSGAEQLAAAAEELSATVQELSGTAGQILIALEQIGRGTQLQAAATAQANVAMGQIEASAEFARSRSESASERIGAIVLAAEESARRIDGLAEGVGSAVSEVRAVLGLLNALYATSRDIEKTSDRLALAAVQTSMLAVSGTVESTRAGEAGRGFALVSADIRKLSGEAAKSSEDGKDGARSIQEQIIAISRDLEQIAGAAEAEVARNRAMVERFSIVMDGLRVARDQNEVILTGTQDILRSVREVRSGTEQIAQAADLASGAAREASATARQQNEAADGLAASIEDIASLATVFAAAQS
- a CDS encoding DMT family transporter; protein product: MIALFILLAIAGGVTSALQSGSNQMLQRSLTAPLWTVAIISAVTLIAALILPLVAGEKLPQGQAIAQAPWWAWAGGVFGLGFVMATVYATPRLGAGLFVGLIVTASTVASLLLDNFGWMGFSVHPAGLGRIAGGVLMIVGVALIAAF
- a CDS encoding Gfo/Idh/MocA family protein; the encoded protein is MIDRRRLIKAAGVGGTGLLLGSSAMGATFTPPSSVDRGHVEPGPDGRPRVSFPNWRDPADTPSSPPPAPLPPEQRVGFAIVGLGRLALGEILPAFAKSLMAKPVALVSGSPEKLHAVAAQYGIKPEACYSYEDFDRIRDNSEVKVVYIVLPNAMHRLYTERAAKAGKHVLTEKPMSVTAKDAQAMVDACKAEAVKLMVAYRIQYEPFNRRAMKAVREGAHGRLLAYHGINTQTVAADGHLQWRHKKAMAGGGSLFDIGLYCLNTARFMTGEEPVEIFATTYAPPGDPRFSEVEETVSFMLRFPSSTIANCFTSYGGRDDKHARLNLAAAAVDMPNCYQYLGQRMTVTKRESDATSHDEIVIEAKNQFATEIDHMAECVLTGRDPYTPGEEGVQDHRLMEAIYESARSGKPVHLPALAGLDHFRGPPPKADS
- a CDS encoding cation:proton antiporter; this encodes MLAISYPLTLLVVGALLLFGSWLPMLLSRFPLSLPMLCLAGGFGLSFTHLVQLPPMPWGNSDLGEKINEIIVVLALMEAGLRIDRRFSIRSWASVWRLLLVSMPLTILALMLLGHYFLGFGWAASLLLATALAPTDPVLAADVQTGPPGSGDDGETRFALTAEAGLNDGLAFPFILLALMMQSGANAFGHWLAVDTVGELAIGTVVGLVVGRSVGLLLFRLPSIKLSNTGEGLAAVGATLLCYAATTMLHGNGFVAVFIAAIMIRVVCPQDAFHVTMAEFAAQVERVLVMLILLILGWGLGSGLLAALTPVGAAVALGLILIIRPVSALIAFRGSRESGLSRRLIGFFGVRGIGTLYYLQYAFNRSVFAERAQIWAVCSLAIAASIFLHGLLTKPAMARADARRARRSSGTREDLLLTEPR
- a CDS encoding alpha-ketoglutarate-dependent dioxygenase AlkB; amino-acid sequence: MSLFHLRDPGEPCPAKLPVLLANRGVFGLEKTVMFDLFDTQLIPGLSAQDGFCTPDNEAFLVEQIEAQALAPFRFQGWFGKRLTASFGFNYDFETAAFAPAEPIPAWLEPIRAQAAAFAGLKAGDLVQALLLCYDPGAGIGWHRDRPLFEHVIGISLGADTSMRFRRRTEKGFQRLSLPILSRSIYHLSGEARYQWEHSIADMSEKRWSITFRSLSARGRDFLSRGN